From the genome of Gemmatimonadota bacterium:
CTGCCCGTCCTCCGCCAGGTCGACCTCGATCTCGTCGCCCTTGGCGAACTCGCCCAAGAGGATCTTCTCCGAGAGCGGATCCTCGATGTACCGCTGGATCGCCCGCTTGAGCGGCCGCGCCCCGTACTGCTCGTCGTAGCCGTTCCGGGCCAGGAAGTCCGACGCCGGATCGCTGAGCTTGAGCGTCAACTCGCCTTCCGACATCCGCTTCTGGACGTCCCGGAGCATGATCCCCACGATCTGGGCGATGTGCTCCTTCTGAAGCGGGTGGAAGACGATGACGTCGTCCAACCGGTTGAGGAACTCCGGGTTGAAGACCTGCTGGAGCTCTTCCTTGACCTTCTCCGACATGCGCTCGAACGAGGCCTTGAAGTCCGGTGCCGTGAAGCCCAGCGACTTGTTCTTCGCGACGTCCTTGGCGCCCACGTTCGAGGTCATGATCACGACCGTGTTCTTGAAGTCGATGACCCGTCCGTAGTTGTCCGTCAGGTGCCCCTCGTCGAGGACCTGCAGGAGGATATTGAACACGTCCGGGTGCGCCTTCTCGATCTCGTCGAGGAGGACCACGCTGTACGGCTTCCGCCGAACCGCCTTGGTCAGCGTCCCCGAATCCTCATAGCCCACGTACCCCGGCGGCGCGCCGATCAGGCGCGAGACCGAAAACTTCTCCATGTACTCGCTCATGTCGACCCGGATCAGGGCCGACGCGTCCGCGAACAGGAACTTGGCCAGCGAGCGCGCGAGTTCTGTCTTCCCGACGCCCGTCGGGCCGCAAAAGATGAACGAGCCGATCGGACGCTTGGGGTCCTTAAGCCCGGCACGACTGCGCCGGATGGAACGAGCAATCGCCTTGATCGCCTCTTCCTGGGCGACCACTGACTCGTGGAGTTCCTCCTCCATCCGCAGCAGACGCGAGCTCTCCGCCTCCTGAAGCCGGGTGACGGGAATCCCCGTCCAGCGGCTCACGATGAAGGCGACCTCTTCCTCGCCGAGGACCGGGCGATGCGACTGGCGACGCTTCTCCCACTCGTCCTGCTTCTTCCGAATTTCACCCTGAAGTTCGCGCTCGGTGTCCCGGAGGGCGGCAGCACGCTCGAAGTTCTGGTCCCTGACCGCGGCCTCCTTCTCGGTATTGACCTTCTCCAGTTCGTCCTTGAGCTGCGCCACCTCCGGCGGCGGCACCTGCGCCGCCAGCCGTGCCCGCGCCCCGGCCTCGTCGATCACGTCGATCGCCTTGTCGGGGAGGAAACGATCCGTGATGTACCGTTCCGACAGCTTGGCCGCCGCGACGAGCGTGTCATCAGGGATGATCACCCGATGGTGATCCTCATACTTCTTCTTGAGCCCCTGAAGGATCTGCACCGTCTCGTCGATCGAGGGCGGGTCGACCACGACCGTCTGGAAGCGACGCTCGAGCGCCCCGTCCTTTTCGATGTACTTGCGATACTCGTTCAACGTCGAGGCGCCCACGCACTGCAGCTCACCGCGCGCCAGCGCCGGCTTGAGCATGTTGGAGGCGTCGATCGCCCCTTCGGCGGCGCCTGCCCCAACCAGCGTGTGCAGCTCGTCGATGAACAGGATCACGTTCTTGTTCTGCGCGATCTCGTTCATCACCGCCTTGAGCCGCTCCTCGAACTGGCCGCGGTACTTGGTCCCGGCGATGACGGCCGCCATGTCCAGCGACAGCACGCGATGTTCGCGCAGCGCGTCCGGGCACTCGCCCGTCGCGATGAGTTGCGCCAGCCCTTCGACGATGGCCGTCTTGCCGACACCGGGTTCGCCGATGAGGACCGGGTTGTTCTTCTTGCGGCGCGTGAGGATCTCCATCACGCGCTCGATCTCCTTGGCGCGCCCGATGGTCGGATCGAGCTGCTGCTCCGAGGCAAGCTGCGTGAGGTCGCGGCAGAAGTGGTCGAGCGCCGGGGTCTTGGACTTTTTCTCCCCCTTGGGCGGCGTCGCCGCCGGCGGGACGTTCCCCGGCTGCGGCTCCTTGCCGCCACCCTGCGGCGGCATCTCGGTGCCGAGCAGGCGCAACGTCTCGGCGCGTGCCGCGTCGAGGTTGACCCCAGCGTCGGTGAGCACCTGGGCGGCGATCCCCTTCTCCTCGCGCAGCAGGCCAAGCAGCAGGTGCTCGGTCCCGACATACGAGTGATTGAGCTCCCGCGCTTCGCTCATCGCCAGCTCGAGCACCTTCTTGGCGCGCGACGTGTAGGGGAGGTCCGGCCCCGTCGTCTGGGCAGCTTTCCCCTTCTTGACCGTCTCTTCGATCTTCTGCTGGATCTCGTCGAGGTCGACGTTGAGGTTCTGGAGGACGGCCGCCGCGACTCCTTCGCCTTCGCGAATGAGCCCGAGCAGGATGTGCTCCGTTCCCACGTACTCGTGGTGCAGGCGCTGCGCCTCCTCCCGCGCCATCTGGAGGACCTTTCGCACCCGCTCGGTGAAGTTATAGCCGTTCATGAGTCCCTCAGCTCGGTTCCCGCATCGCCGTTAGGCAACCGGGTCCGCCTCGGCTTCGAGCGCCTGCCGCACGTAGCGCGCTCGCGCCACATTGGCTTCGCTCTCGGTCAGCGCGCGCCCTTCTGCGTATGCCAGGTGCGCACTCTGGCAGAAGATCAGGAGCTTGTTGAGCGTGTATACACTGAGCCCGCTGATCAGTTTCAGCCCCACCGCCAGCCGCACGCCGCTGAGGTAGTTCATCGCCTCATCGAACGTGAGACTGCGCGCGAAGCGAAGCGTCCCATAGGCCCGCCACAGCTTGTCCTCAATAATATAGCCCGCATCCCGCCACAGCACGCGCCGTGCCTCGTGCTCCCGCTGGATCACGTGACGCACAACGCGCAGCAGGTGGTCCGCCAACTCCTCCTCGGTCCGACCCAGGGTCGTCTGGTTCGAAATCTGGAAGAAATTGCCCACCACCTCGCTCCCCTCACCATACAACCCACGGTAGGTCAGCCCCATGGCATGGAGCCCCGCCAACACCTTGGCGATCTCCTTGGTCAGGACCAGCCCCGGCAAGTGGATGAGCACCGACGCACGCATTCCGGTTCCCGTATTGGTCGGGCAGGCCGTCAGGAACCCGAAATCGTCGTGGTAGGCGTACGGCAGGCGCGAGCCAAGCTCCCGGTCCAGCCGCTCCACCGCCGACAGCGTTCGGGCAATCTCGAGCCCTGAGCGCAGCGCCTGCAGGCGAAGGTGGTCCTCCTCATTCACCATCACGCCCACCCCTTCCCCCAGCACGACCGCCGCCCCCCCGCGGAGCGGCAGCGCATTCTCCAGCCCCGCCAGCTCCTTGCTCACGAGGTGCCGTTCGTGCAAGAGCTGACGATCGTTAGGGGCCATCTCGTCGACGCGCAGGACCACGCCACCGCGCAGGCTTGGCAGGTGCGGCATGGCGTCTCGCACCTGCTGCAGCACCCGCAATCGTTCCCCCTCGCGCGCCCGTCCCGTGAACGCATACCCCTCGACGTTGCGCGCGAGGCGAATACGCGTCGACAGGACGACATCCGCGTGCTCGCCGGAGCCGTCCAGCCACCCCATGCCGCCGTCGGGAAGGAGCGTCAGATCGAGCATCACTCGGCGTCCTTGATCTGGTCGCGCAGCGTCGCCGCCGCCTCGAACTCCTCGTTCTCGATGGCGCGGCGCAACCGGTCGCGCAACTCGCCGATCGTCGTCGCCTTCTCCAGGATCTCGGCCGCCGGCGGGACGTAGCGGCGCCCGACATGCTTGGCGCTCCCCTGCACGCGACGCAGCAGTTCGCGCAGACTCTGCTCGAACGTCGCGTAACAGCGAGAGCAGCCCAGACGCCCGGTCGCGCGGAAATCGCGCAGCGTCATCGAGCAATACGTGCACCGCACCGCGTCGGCCTGCGACGCGCTCGCCTGCTGTTGGACCGCCTGCAAGAATTCTCCGAGGACGTTCTTGGGGGGCGTGGTGACGGTTGTCTCGATCCCCTGCTCCGCCGCGCACTTGGCGCACAGGTGCCGCTGCGTCACCTCACCCCCAGCCGCCTGGGTCAGGTGCACGCTGGCGTCCTGCTCGCGGCACACATCGCAGAGCATCAGGCGACCACTCCTCTCACGTCAGTTTCGGCCAACACCCCATCCTCCAACAGGAGAACCCGATCGGCCCGCGCCGCCAGCGATCGGTTGTGCGTCACGACGACCATGCCAATCTCGAGGTCCCGCGCCAACTCCGCCAACAGGTCGTGCAACCGCTCCGCGCTGCCATGATCGAGGTTGCCGGAGGGCTCATCGGCCAACAGCAGGACCGGATCCATCGCCAGCGACCGCGCCACCGCCGTTCGCTGCTGCTCGCCACCCGACAGCTCCGAGGGGCGATGGTGCATGCGTCCGCTCAGCCCCACCCGAGACAGCAGCTCCTCCGCACGGCTGCGCGCGGTCCGAACATCGCGGCCGGCGATCCGCGCCGGCATCATCACATTCTCGAGCGCCGTGAACTCCCGCAGCAGGTGATGAAACTGGAAGACGAAGCCCACCTTGTGGTTGCGAATCGTCGCCAACTCCTCGTCCGACCGTCCCTCGAGCGATTCGCCGTCCACCACGACTCGCCCCTTGGTCGGGCGGTCGAGTGCCCCCATGACGTGCAGCAGCGTGCTCTTGCCGGCCCCGCTCGTCCCCACGACGGCGATCATCTCCGCACGCGCCACGCGGAGCTCAACCCCGTTGAGGATGTGCAGGATTCCACCGTCGCCCCCGCGGTACGACTTGACGATTCCCTCGGCTACTAGAACGGACATCCGGAATCAGCCTCGCCCCAGAGACACCTGATGAACACTCTCGCACACGCGCGCCACCCACACAACTAGCCCGAACGAGCGACGGCCGGTTCCCGCGGGCCTCGTTCGCTCGCTACTCATGCCGGATCGCTTCGATCGGGTAGAGCTTCGCTGCCTGCTGCGCGGGATACAGCGTCGCCAGCCCCGCAATGAGGACCGACGCCAGGACCGTCAGCGCCACGTCGCTCCATTCGGTCGTCACCGGCAGGTGGTCGATGAAATAGATCGCCGGATCCAGCTTGAT
Proteins encoded in this window:
- a CDS encoding ATP-dependent Clp protease ATP-binding subunit, with amino-acid sequence MNGYNFTERVRKVLQMAREEAQRLHHEYVGTEHILLGLIREGEGVAAAVLQNLNVDLDEIQQKIEETVKKGKAAQTTGPDLPYTSRAKKVLELAMSEARELNHSYVGTEHLLLGLLREEKGIAAQVLTDAGVNLDAARAETLRLLGTEMPPQGGGKEPQPGNVPPAATPPKGEKKSKTPALDHFCRDLTQLASEQQLDPTIGRAKEIERVMEILTRRKKNNPVLIGEPGVGKTAIVEGLAQLIATGECPDALREHRVLSLDMAAVIAGTKYRGQFEERLKAVMNEIAQNKNVILFIDELHTLVGAGAAEGAIDASNMLKPALARGELQCVGASTLNEYRKYIEKDGALERRFQTVVVDPPSIDETVQILQGLKKKYEDHHRVIIPDDTLVAAAKLSERYITDRFLPDKAIDVIDEAGARARLAAQVPPPEVAQLKDELEKVNTEKEAAVRDQNFERAAALRDTERELQGEIRKKQDEWEKRRQSHRPVLGEEEVAFIVSRWTGIPVTRLQEAESSRLLRMEEELHESVVAQEEAIKAIARSIRRSRAGLKDPKRPIGSFIFCGPTGVGKTELARSLAKFLFADASALIRVDMSEYMEKFSVSRLIGAPPGYVGYEDSGTLTKAVRRKPYSVVLLDEIEKAHPDVFNILLQVLDEGHLTDNYGRVIDFKNTVVIMTSNVGAKDVAKNKSLGFTAPDFKASFERMSEKVKEELQQVFNPEFLNRLDDVIVFHPLQKEHIAQIVGIMLRDVQKRMSEGELTLKLSDPASDFLARNGYDEQYGARPLKRAIQRYIEDPLSEKILLGEFAKGDEIEVDLAEDGQKLAFKVLSNSAPKA
- a CDS encoding protein arginine kinase, which gives rise to MLDLTLLPDGGMGWLDGSGEHADVVLSTRIRLARNVEGYAFTGRAREGERLRVLQQVRDAMPHLPSLRGGVVLRVDEMAPNDRQLLHERHLVSKELAGLENALPLRGGAAVVLGEGVGVMVNEEDHLRLQALRSGLEIARTLSAVERLDRELGSRLPYAYHDDFGFLTACPTNTGTGMRASVLIHLPGLVLTKEIAKVLAGLHAMGLTYRGLYGEGSEVVGNFFQISNQTTLGRTEEELADHLLRVVRHVIQREHEARRVLWRDAGYIIEDKLWRAYGTLRFARSLTFDEAMNYLSGVRLAVGLKLISGLSVYTLNKLLIFCQSAHLAYAEGRALTESEANVARARYVRQALEAEADPVA
- a CDS encoding UvrB/UvrC motif-containing protein produces the protein MLCDVCREQDASVHLTQAAGGEVTQRHLCAKCAAEQGIETTVTTPPKNVLGEFLQAVQQQASASQADAVRCTYCSMTLRDFRATGRLGCSRCYATFEQSLRELLRRVQGSAKHVGRRYVPPAAEILEKATTIGELRDRLRRAIENEEFEAAATLRDQIKDAE
- a CDS encoding ABC transporter ATP-binding protein; this encodes MSVLVAEGIVKSYRGGDGGILHILNGVELRVARAEMIAVVGTSGAGKSTLLHVMGALDRPTKGRVVVDGESLEGRSDEELATIRNHKVGFVFQFHHLLREFTALENVMMPARIAGRDVRTARSRAEELLSRVGLSGRMHHRPSELSGGEQQRTAVARSLAMDPVLLLADEPSGNLDHGSAERLHDLLAELARDLEIGMVVVTHNRSLAARADRVLLLEDGVLAETDVRGVVA